The DNA window AAACTAACCACGCTGCCCGGGGACTTGCTCCCCATGCGGCCCACTCGCCCAGCTCGGTGGAGATAGTCTGTGTGAGAAGGAGGAAAGTCATAGTTGATCACTGTCTTCACTCTCTGTGTATCCAGCCCCCTGGAAGCGATGTCTGTGCAGACTAAAACGTTGACCAGGCCCTTCTGAAAAGTATTAAAAATTCCTGCCCTCATTACAGCGGGCATCTGTCCTTGCAACCGTGCATGCTTCACACTGTGGTCATCCAGCAGGTACCCAAGCCAATTGACTGTGGAGGCACTGTTGCAGAAGACAAGCACCCCTACACCATCCCTGTCTGCAGCTGCTGGGGTTCGTATGATCTGCAGCAGCTCCACCAGCTTGTCAGCCCCTCTCACCTTCAGGAAGGCCTGCTTCACGTGCGGCATGAGGTGGTGCAGCCTCTTACTCTTCACTGTCACGATGCTCCCCAAATCGGTGACTTGCTTTAGCAGTTCTCCAACGCCTCCAGGGAAGGTGGCGCCGATGACAACCAGCTGCGCTTTCCTGCCCAGGCCAAGAGTTTCCGACGGGTCTGATGCCACCTGCGTTTGGAGCAGGATTCTTTCCACCAGCTCTGCAAAGCTTTCGTCGAACAAGGTGTCCGCCTCGTCCATGACAACGTAGCTCAGGTCGCTCAAATCAACGTAGTTCCTGCGGAGTGCTTTCCACAAGGCTCCAGGGGTGGCGATCAAAATGTCTGGGGCGCCGCTGGAGAACGCCAGCTTGACGTTGCCAATCCCCCTGCCCCCTCCAACGTTTCGTACCACCAGTCCTAAAGGAGCGCCCAAAGACTTGGCGACAACTTTGACCTGGTCGGCAAGCTCCCTGGACGGCACAAGCACAACACTCTGGGGTGCCTGGCTGTTCGATGCCCTTTCGTAGCGGTTGCGGCTCAGCTTGTGGATAAGGGGCAGCAAGTAGCACAACGTTTTGCCGCTCCCGGTTTCAGCAGCACACAGGACATTCTTTCCTTTCAACAGCTTGGGTATGGTCTGCAGCTGGACTGTGGTCGGGTAAACAATACCCATAGCCTGCAGCGCTTCTGTTAATTCCTGGCACAGCCCCAAGGATTTAAAAGTTACAGCTTTTTCGACCCCCTTCTCTTCGCCTTCCTTGCCTCCTGCTACTGTGACGAAAGGGAGGTCCTTCTGAGTGCTGTTGATGGTGAAAAAGTCCCCAAACGATTTATTGTGCTTCCATCCTTCAGAAGCAAGGAGCGGTCGATCGAATTTCCCCAGAGTGTAACTGGCAGGTTGGTTCAGTTTGGAATGCTTGCTGACAATAAGCAGTTTTCCGGCTTTGGTGGTGCTGACTTTTTCCAGCCTTTTGCTTTTAATCTGTTTGACGTTGTCAATGCGCTCCTGCATCTGTCGTGGTATCCTTATAACCGTGTCCTGCTTGCCATCACTAGCGCTGGTCACTCCTCGTTTGATTGCAAACAATCTGCTGCCCGCTGTGCTTGCTGTGTAGCTTCTCAGTAGTTTTAAAGCGGGCATCGAATTTAGCACACACTTTCTAGCACCcaaacaaatcattttgaaaCCGGGCACAGATGTACAGTTAACTTACAGCAGAATTAACAGTGGTATCACACTGGTTTCTATATGCTTGCTGGGATTCTTTAACTAGACGCAATACAAAGCTTGAAGTGCgttctgtttataaaaaatacGTAACTCACTGTGTGTCCCTATATCACGTCTAATTTggtcttccaaaaaaaaaaaaaacatctcaagtATCTCGATTATTTTAGGACAGCAAGGCTATCAAGCAGAAGATTGATTATTTAGAGTCGCTTCAAGTTTTTATCATAACAAAGTCCGAATTtgatctgttttttcttttttttttgtgaatgaatcTTGTCTCACATGTGCATCTTTCACTGTTGTCAGATAACCTTGTCGCTGGGCGATGACGTTAATTCCGTGTGTCGCCAGGAAGAAACGTCAATTGGAGCACACGTGTTTCTCCAGCTGCTTGGAGGGAGTTGCTGTTGGAATAATTAAGTTGATAAAATACAGTTCTTAACGGGAGGTGAGACCCCTTCTATTAAGCTGTAGAGGAGCCTTTGATCTCGTAGTAATGTTAAATGTGAGTGTCATTTCTGTATTCTCTCTCAGTGCTTGTACTCAGTACTGTGTGCCCATTTCTCTGTGCGGTTTAATCTAATTGTACAGTCAATGACAGACTACTGGGTTTAGTTCTGTTAATACAGTCCAGTGTTATATTTAACATAGCAGACATGTTGACGCAGACGACCACAAGCCAGACTTGAGATATGTTTTACTATAAGGTCTGGTTATATTCGTGTTCACTCTTTATATTGCTGGTGACGACCAAGACGGGTGAATGCATTGTGAaaccatatggtcaccttatcaCTGACATAcacagcaagcaaacaaacaaaaaaaaaatagaagcacaCTCACGCATATTACAACTACAGATAGAGGGGAGCTAAGTCTTTATTCAGTGTGTTATTAAACAGTCAGTCACCACTGTAAATATGATTACCTATGTACTGCAGCAATAATAAGTCTACAGGTGAATACACTTTCTGTAGAGCTGATCAGCTGATGCTTTTTTTAACCCTGATGTAGAACACAAGCTGTAATTAGACATGGGGCACCAGCGAAGACAGTGGGTAACATTGCATAGCCCAGCGTTAGTGCTATAGAGGTCCTTTACAGTAGCAACCAACTTTTATTAATAGTCGTGCTTACAGTATACTAtcaatttttttgtcagtttgagGAGCAGTGCATGGCTTTCAGAATCTGACCCATATTCTGTTTTTCTTATACCTTGTACTCACACTACAATGGTACAACATTCAGAAATCTTTTCGTTCTTTAGAATATGAAAGAAGAGATGATCAAGCAGTCAGTGAGCAGACTGTGCTTCCGCAGCATGGTGGCGCTGGCCCCGATGGTGAGAGTGGGCACTCTACCGATGAGGCTCCTGGCTCTGGACTATGGAGCTGACTTCGTTTACTGTGAGGTAAGGAGGAAACATGGAGACTGCACTGCAGGGTCTCCTGTCTAGGACAGCCCTTCATTCACAACTGTGACTcttttacaaaatacacacaaacccaGACTCCTAATGTGCTACAAAAACCTTTGACTGTAAGTGAGCTTCACGTCAGCTCTATTAATGCAGTCGTC is part of the Polyodon spathula isolate WHYD16114869_AA chromosome 13, ASM1765450v1, whole genome shotgun sequence genome and encodes:
- the ddx28 gene encoding probable ATP-dependent RNA helicase DDX28 encodes the protein MICLGARKCVLNSMPALKLLRSYTASTAGSRLFAIKRGVTSASDGKQDTVIRIPRQMQERIDNVKQIKSKRLEKVSTTKAGKLLIVSKHSKLNQPASYTLGKFDRPLLASEGWKHNKSFGDFFTINSTQKDLPFVTVAGGKEGEEKGVEKAVTFKSLGLCQELTEALQAMGIVYPTTVQLQTIPKLLKGKNVLCAAETGSGKTLCYLLPLIHKLSRNRYERASNSQAPQSVVLVPSRELADQVKVVAKSLGAPLGLVVRNVGGGRGIGNVKLAFSSGAPDILIATPGALWKALRRNYVDLSDLSYVVMDEADTLFDESFAELVERILLQTQVASDPSETLGLGRKAQLVVIGATFPGGVGELLKQVTDLGSIVTVKSKRLHHLMPHVKQAFLKVRGADKLVELLQIIRTPAAADRDGVGVLVFCNSASTVNWLGYLLDDHSVKHARLQGQMPAVMRAGIFNTFQKGLVNVLVCTDIASRGLDTQRVKTVINYDFPPSHTDYLHRAGRVGRMGSKSPGSVVSFVTHPWDVELVQKIETAARRRTSLPGMESAIHQPSPKAHLTEFDSGVETE